The Brettanomyces bruxellensis chromosome 8, complete sequence genome segment GATTCAATCTTTTGGGGAAAGTATTGCTGGCACAATTAGTTCAGCCATTGGACAAGCTGTATCTAACATGTCCCATAATGCAAGAAGTTCATCAGAAACTGGCACAAATATATCAACTGATACATCAACAAATTCGAGGGTGAAATGGTATCCGAGAACAATTAATTCTAGACAAATAATTTGCTTTCGGGCCTTAGTTGATTTGGGCATATCATTAGCTGAGCTTTTTGATGATAGTTGGAGAACTTTGATGATTGTCTTTCAGTGGATCAGTTATTATATTGACGGTCCCACTGGGTTCAGTACCAAGGAGATACCACCTATATCTCCTTTGCTTGATAATCATGACATATCAGTGATTTCTgaaactttgaagaaattttcaaatggTATAGGAAAGCAGGACTATTTGGTATTCAGGAAGATATGTAATTCCTTGTTTCAGTTATCTGATGAAATTTTTAAACAGCCTGTGTTCGGTAGCATGGTGTTTTCTCCTGTGAAGGAGGAAGGCTATGAAATTTATCCCTGCATCTATTGTCGGTCATTCTTTGTTGCAGAGATATCAAATCTATGCCTTATTAATCCGctcaaatttctcattaatgaaaatggtaTATGGGACGATATTGtgagctttttttccaacatTTGCACTGACCGTGAACTAGAAGAAAGTATGAGACTCTTATTTGCACGAAGCTTTGGCGAAATCATTCAGGCTGTTGCTAATGTTGGATTTGACGATAATGTGGCcggtgatgatgatgagagGACTTCTCTTTATTCTCTTACAGAACGTGGCGTTTTGAAAGCTTTGCTTATTCATACACAAAAGCTGTTGGATCTTAAGCCAGCCACTGAAGTCTTAACGATGAATGTTGAACTTCGAATCGTACTATCGAACCTCAATATTCTTAAAGATATTATTGACCgctttggaaataaaatatccGAGGAGTGGGATGCAgtgttttctttgttgGATGTTCCATTTAAAATATCAGGGGATACAAGTTATTCATTTCAGGAGTCTAGTACAAAGGAGATGCTTGtttctttgatgaaatcCTCGTTTGAATCATTAAAGGTTACGTTAGATGAATTGCTTCAAACAGTTCCGTTGTCACAAATAAGAATTGTGAttgatattcttttcaagtttgTGACTCAACGATATGACCTTAATGCCTCCTTCAATGCTGCCAGCTATTTCTGGATTATTAGTGACTACTTAAAGGATTCGTTAAATACATATAATGAAACGAGCATAGGTTCTACCCAAACGGAGATAAATTCAGAGCAGCAATTGGTAAGCATAGTGAAAGCTGGTATAGAACGggataataataaaaaagccTACATTGAATCTCTCTggctttatttattattaaaaCTTGCTGAAACAACGAATGATAAGCGAGCCCAAGTGAGGAATGGATCAATAATAACATTTTTTAACGTATTAGATTCGTACTCTGAAATTCATCCATCATACAACTCAATATATGCAATCATATTGGAAccaattcttcttcaaatacttccagataataaaattaatgaatGTCCAAAAACTGTGCAAGAGGAATGGATAGCAACTTTGAGCAGTGTCTCGAGCAGTTTGACAAAGTTTTATTGTCAGAGATTGGGAAATTTCAATGCGGATAAAAAATCATCAAACGAATTACAACATTATTGGCATGGCTATTCAGTATATATGACGAAATTGCTGAATATAAACAATGATTGGATGTCACTTAATaccaaaatttttgaaaacctTTTAAAGGTGTTTAATACATTTTCAGTTGAAGGGACTAATGTGCCATCCAATACTGTTGAAgatttttattctctttgGACCGAATATAAAATTGTTTACAAACTTTCAGATGATAGTTCATATGAAGAACTGTTGTGCGCCTTTGTTTCATGCTTTATTCCTCTTTTTAATATGGTTGGTTACTCTTTGAGCATATCTAAATTAGAGAGCTTGCTAATGCAGTTGAATTCCTGTGTGAGATTTCCTGTACTTATTGCTAATAAAAGGGATGACAAACGGATGACAAAATTACAACGGAAAGTTTTAGATTCTTTATCGAACATGTCTTTTGAAGAACCTCAATATCAATCTTTGCTGATCAGAGATTTGTGCTCCATTATCGCTTTACCATTTACCACAAGGGATCTAATTCAGAAAAAGCTTGGATCCAAAGGTTTACGGATCCCAACTTTTAGAATGGTGAGCTATAATTGTCTGAAGGTTTTGGAAAAATGCCTATCTACGATTACTCGACttgttccatttttggTGGATCACAGTATTTTGCAGTTGTACGACTCTCTCTTAGAGCCTTGCAAGCTTAAGTACAGGTCGGATGCACAACTTTGTACAGGTGAATATTTATGGAAGGGGGCATCATCCATTTTGTGTGATCTTTCTTGCAGGATATGTGAATCATTGATTTCAGACGCTCAAAGTTTTGATGATCAAAAACTGAGGAAGCAAGATTTTTATGCATTATGGAGCAGAATCTTGAAATTCTTTGAATCTTGCTTTCTCTCCTGCGAGAACCGTAAACTTGTGAATGAATTTCAAAGTTTTGatcttgaaatttcaagGCGGTTGGAAGAAGCTTTTTCCCGATTaataagagaaagaaatcCTGCTACGTTCACCGATGAAAACAGACGCAAGTTCCTTAGTTGTATATGGAGAGCCTCCTTTTTATATTCCACAGATGATGCTAGTCAAGAAGTATTAAACTTTACCGATTCTCCATTAGAAATTTCAAAGCGTCTTTCTTTGTTTAAGACATTTAAATACTGTGGAAATACTTCGACATTGACACCTGTCGTTACTGTTGAAACTGCAAAACTATGCTTACATGATCTAATTGACCTCTCAGCTCCAGGTAGTGGTCCATTGTGGAAATTTTCTCTTGAGTACTATATCGGCAGATTTTCATTTGCACttgcaaaatatatttcgGATTTTTCATTGTGCGGTAAAAGACCAATGCCTAGAATGCAGGGTGCCGAGTTAGAAATGCTTTTGATAGGTTACCTAAGAATAGTTAATCATATGAAGCAGCTAAATTCAAATGATTTCGATTGgtgcaaaaaaagcatgcaTCCATTATATCAGCTCATATCGTTGTTGCCATCTTTGAATATTCATGACAGGAAGCTTGGTGCTCTCGTCACATCtgtttttcatcaattaCCAATTAGATCTGGAGAGTAGGATTTCACTGTCgccttttttgttatattATTACGCCTGTTAAGTTACACAAGTATCTCATGTTTCTTACCGATCTAATTGTTGGTTTATTATTTCTATCTTTTAATTCTTACAATGCATGTCAAAATCTATAATTTGATCATTAGATGTGAGGTAATCCGTGTAGCAATTCTCTTTAAGAATCAGTGCAGTAGCTCGGATTATAAGCTTGGGGAACAGcagtttcattttctcttctttgttGTTCGTACTCCCTCCAGGTCATCTGAACAATCTGCGAACCATCAAATTCGCCCTTGTCAATATTGGCATCCTTGGCTTTACCCTGAGTCTTTCTGGTATCACCCCAGCTGAAGTCATCAAACTTCCAGTATGCGTATGCTGGGAGTATGAAATTCCATATTGGTAGAGAGATCATATAAATAAGCATCCAGATAATATACATTGGGCTGGTTATAGTTACCACAATGAGTATTGCTGGGAGTCCGAAAACAATGGCCATCAAGATAAGTGACATGATCGGCTTCACGGGGGAAATGATGGCAACAAGGATAATATAAAGAGTGAAAGTGATCGATGCTGGAAGTACAAGTGTACCAATTAGTTGAATTATGATGACAAATTGCATCGAGAAACAGAATGTACCACAAAGATCTTTAACTAGTGCAAGCTCCATTAAGTTATGAACGGTTGAATTAATCCAGCGTCGTctttgagaaagaagaaccTTAAACTTATCTGGAACAACCGTCTTGCACACAGCCTTCGGcacaaatatttgcttCCTTCTAGGAAAATTTCTAAGCATTAATGAGGAGAGATACCGATCTTCCCCTAATAAGAGAAGGTTTTTTCTATGCAAGCTGTCCAGTATATTTTCAGAATATTTGGCGACAATATCGGCATTAGCTAAAATCGGTACCCACACGTTTATATCCTTAGGAGCCTTTATTCTGTACATGCAGAAGCATCCTGGTAGACATGTCACACTGCCAAACACAGACTCAAATGCTTTAGCCTGATGATGTGAGATATAGTACTCAAACACCTGAATAGCAGTAACCCAGGATTGAGCCTTATTGGCAATTCTAGTCTCTCCACAAAGACCCATCACTTCCGGATCCCTGACAAGTTCGGCGGCTAAATGGGTAACAGAATCCGGATAAACAAGAGTATCAGCGTCAACCATTAGTAATGCCTCATAAAATGTCGCCATCAATCCAGTAACCTGCCATATCGATTTCAACATTTCAAACTCTAGTTCAGTCATTCTTTCATTGTAATTGAcactttccaaaaatgacaTGAGTATAATCTGGGAGTCTCTTTTGCCTCTATTACCTGGTTTAGCCGAGCCTGCTTCGGCTGGAGTTCCGCATTTGACAATAAGTAACATTGGTATTTTCTGCTGTTTTTCGACGGGTATTGTGTTGTTATCATATTTATAAAATCCGGCATACACTTTTGCCTTGTTATGCCGTTTTGATCCCTCTGCAACGGAAACATAGGAGTATGGTTTGACCTCATTCTCATTCACAACCAAATCAGACATCATATCAAGACAAATATCAGGTGTTGACTTCGAATTTCCGGCACCAGTGATCAGACCATCACAGATGACAACCaataatttatgagaaTTTGGGTAATCTGTTGTAGCAACCGAGTCAAGTGTCGTCCTAATTTCGCTTTCACCCTCCGAATAGCAAGTCACTAAGCACATTATGTGTATCAAAGGATATCCAAATGGTTCCCAATCCACTGGCTGCTGTTCCAAGACTTTTCCACTCACAATTGCTGGGTCCAACGAAGAAATTTCGGACTTTGCGAATGAATTTGTGCTATGATTGTCTTCAAGTGTATGTTCTGCAAAGTTGTTTGCACTCATTTTAGTGCTCTTTCTCTTGGATGACGCAAGATATCTTTCAGCCGTCATTGTTAAATACTTTGGATCATAATCACCTGATGCTGGGTGAACATACTGTTTTTTTACATCAATGAACTCCGAAATATCACCACCCCATGATTGTCTCAAGGCACGTCTTTTCAAGTTATTTCCTGAATGATAGCCAATGGCCCTTGATGAAGTCTTTTCTCTATACCCCGCGCGTCTTTCTGGAGGTATTGTTTGTATATGTGCCTGTTCTGTTTTCCCGTCGGTCCATTTTTCTATCATCTTTTCTCGATTATTCATAGATGACATGTTGATACCTTGCCTAGGTGACACAAACCATTTGAAATAGCATGCAACCACGAATTGGGCAATCACTAAAGCTAGAACAAATATAAGAGAAATGTATAAAACTATGGTTG includes the following:
- a CDS encoding uncharacterized protein (BUSCO:EOG092604MJ), whose product is MSLIQQIKDTLLSLSTDSKRKHGHIRKASQRSLQILKSFPIHSVSDNKKQLDSLKDYPDFIDPFLLCFHTKETKLVSFALTALNKLVVSKAISFTKIDEIIAVLQDLTYMSTEVQLKILQILPTLFENYSMDINDESLSNILYVCTLLQNSTKSPVVVNTAKATFSQMIGTVFEKVKQEKELLVSKKITGPARYTLPIDNDKTVKVHLCAYDAQRVFNDLCTLIEHHKPVFLKTNYMTEDDGFEILESTIKNNEAVFKDHVELAYLLRIRVAPILLRFISSCDDFTLMVRVFRLVFLMISDLLEITTNEAEVTLSLMTHLISSSSKTPKWKRIFCLEIYASIFKDFKATKTLFREFDDNQEVEKRQVVHDFLTVCVEIIGSQHKMLNSGDIVQPPNGDGNNRRSSSGSSSTLSLNGQGGPKDPHSTSTPLIFSVYPSEVKQRYMDSIDKMEPPAMPDYYMLSLIAQCVTNSSEGIFNYSLNLARDFQKGTSKVKGQGVTFLDESLMKKYGGATELIEYRILHNFTLRSWESLYSILKVLIVSSLDNKGFSLIIQSLQRLCHASGILSVRKAQTTIINYFAYATVNLTGQLGYHNKIQSFGESIAGTISSAIGQAVSNMSHNARSSSETGTNISTDTSTNSRVKWYPRTINSRQIICFRALVDLGISLAELFDDSWRTLMIVFQWISYYIDGPTGFSTKEIPPISPLLDNHDISVISETLKKFSNGIGKQDYLVFRKICNSLFQLSDEIFKQPVFGSMVFSPVKEEGYEIYPCIYCRSFFVAEISNLCLINPLKFLINENGIWDDIVSFFSNICTDRELEESMRLLFARSFGEIIQAVANVGFDDNVAGDDDERTSLYSLTERGVLKALLIHTQKLLDLKPATEVLTMNVELRIVLSNLNILKDIIDRFGNKISEEWDAVFSLLDVPFKISGDTSYSFQESSTKEMLVSLMKSSFESLKVTLDELLQTVPLSQIRIVIDILFKFVTQRYDLNASFNAASYFWIISDYLKDSLNTYNETSIGSTQTEINSEQQLVSIVKAGIERDNNKKAYIESLWLYLLLKLAETTNDKRAQVRNGSIITFFNVLDSYSEIHPSYNSIYAIILEPILLQILPDNKINECPKTVQEEWIATLSSVSSSLTKFYCQRLGNFNADKKSSNELQHYWHGYSVYMTKLLNINNDWMSLNTKIFENLLKVFNTFSVEGTNVPSNTVEDFYSLWTEYKIVYKLSDDSSYEELLCAFVSCFIPLFNMVGYSLSISKLESLLMQLNSCVRFPVLIANKRDDKRMTKLQRKVLDSLSNMSFEEPQYQSLLIRDLCSIIALPFTTRDLIQKKLGSKGLRIPTFRMVSYNCLKVLEKCLSTITRLVPFLVDHSILQLYDSLLEPCKLKYRSDAQLCTGEYLWKGASSILCDLSCRICESLISDAQSFDDQKLRKQDFYALWSRILKFFESCFLSCENRKLVNEFQSFDLEISRRLEEAFSRLIRERNPATFTDENRRKFLSCIWRASFLYSTDDASQEVLNFTDSPLEISKRLSLFKTFKYCGNTSTLTPVVTVETAKLCLHDLIDLSAPGSGPLWKFSLEYYIGRFSFALAKYISDFSLCGKRPMPRMQGAELEMLLIGYLRIVNHMKQLNSNDFDWCKKSMHPLYQLISLLPSLNIHDRKLGALVTSVFHQLPIRSGE
- a CDS encoding uncharacterized protein (CAZy:GT2_Glyco_trans_2_3), yielding MPSDIPHSAPTRTGEHQSSNNVSKRKGPHSLGSYDLESGSLQRKRTLVRRNRSRHTFVYSAYPNSSPLTGREESNRPSSVHRDNSLEDPNDIQLTDMNAPVETASSKDKYAVQKFDKFNSDADNRSSFSDITLNEDSPETVPLTSRYGISISPRRIRDLNKSHKKFPFWKIYCYCVTFWAPPPLLNLFGLKSQQRQYAWREKMGLISIILVLGLIIAFLTFGFTRSVCRNSMSLTPKDISTGYLVINGRAYNLDSSSHPAAPGISAGSNILYPPANAGGKDGTLLFQNVNGNCKGLITPRDNCTIPHSGEELAWYMPCKLLNMDGSSHPNFTFDYYDGYACHTSPEARKAFYSLKSTGFVHYSWEEISNKSRNFVVYNGNVLDMDILNWIQTDDLDYPNLFDTLKDDKLLRGYDISKILSSSGERRAAQCLIEIAKVGVVDTTTVGCISATIVLYISLIFVLALVIAQFVVACYFKWFVSPRQGINMSSMNNREKMIEKWTDGKTEQAHIQTIPPERRAGYREKTSSRAIGYHSGNNLKRRALRQSWGGDISEFIDVKKQYVHPASGDYDPKYLTMTAERYLASSKRKSTKMSANNFAEHTLEDNHSTNSFAKSEISSLDPAIVSGKVLEQQPVDWEPFGYPLIHIMCLVTCYSEGESEIRTTLDSVATTDYPNSHKLLVVICDGLITGAGNSKSTPDICLDMMSDLVVNENEVKPYSYVSVAEGSKRHNKAKVYAGFYKYDNNTIPVEKQQKIPMLLIVKCGTPAEAGSAKPGNRGKRDSQIILMSFLESVNYNERMTELEFEMLKSIWQVTGLMATFYEALLMVDADTLVYPDSVTHLAAELVRDPEVMGLCGETRIANKAQSWVTAIQVFEYYISHHQAKAFESVFGSVTCLPGCFCMYRIKAPKDINVWVPILANADIVAKYSENILDSLHRKNLLLLGEDRYLSSLMLRNFPRRKQIFVPKAVCKTVVPDKFKVLLSQRRRWINSTVHNLMELALVKDLCGTFCFSMQFVIIIQLIGTLVLPASITFTLYIILVAIISPVKPIMSLILMAIVFGLPAILIVVTITSPMYIIWMLIYMISLPIWNFILPAYAYWKFDDFSWGDTRKTQGKAKDANIDKGEFDGSQIVQMTWREYEQQRRENETAVPQAYNPSYCTDS